In Acidimicrobiales bacterium, a genomic segment contains:
- the argJ gene encoding bifunctional glutamate N-acetyltransferase/amino-acid acetyltransferase ArgJ, giving the protein MSVTAPSGFVAAGVACGIKASGDLDLALVATADGHPVPAAAVFTANRATAAPVQVSRAHLEVGGGQACAVVLNSGNANAATGEPGREDAERTCALVADELGCRAHNVLVCSTGLIGIPLPMEPLLAGIPVVARSLRAEGGVDAAAAILTTDTVRKEVVVDGGGFTVGGMAKGAAMLAPDMATMLAVLTTDAAAPEEGLVELLRAAVDRSFNALSIDGCTSTNDTVILLAGGAAGPVDPDALAAAVAEACTSLAAQMAGDAEGATKVVTIEVVGAASDEEASRAARRVAESQLCKCSWYGEDPYWGRILSEVGSAGVEFDPDRASVSYGGVTSCRRGVAAAHDANALAAVMAEREITIVVDLGLGEGRGRILTNDLTHAYVDENMGTS; this is encoded by the coding sequence GTGAGTGTGACTGCACCATCGGGCTTCGTGGCCGCCGGCGTCGCCTGTGGGATCAAGGCCAGCGGTGACCTTGACCTCGCTCTGGTCGCCACCGCCGACGGCCACCCGGTCCCGGCGGCAGCGGTCTTCACCGCCAACCGGGCGACGGCGGCACCGGTGCAGGTCAGCCGGGCCCACCTCGAGGTTGGCGGCGGACAGGCCTGCGCCGTGGTGCTCAACAGTGGCAACGCCAATGCGGCGACCGGCGAGCCCGGGCGGGAGGACGCCGAGCGGACCTGCGCCCTCGTGGCCGACGAGCTGGGCTGCCGGGCTCACAACGTCCTGGTGTGCTCCACCGGCCTGATCGGCATCCCCCTGCCCATGGAGCCGCTGCTCGCCGGCATCCCCGTGGTGGCCCGCTCGCTGCGCGCCGAGGGCGGGGTTGACGCCGCCGCCGCCATCCTCACCACCGACACCGTCCGCAAGGAGGTCGTCGTCGACGGCGGGGGCTTCACCGTCGGGGGCATGGCCAAGGGCGCGGCGATGCTCGCCCCGGACATGGCCACGATGCTCGCGGTGCTGACCACCGACGCCGCCGCCCCCGAGGAGGGCTTGGTCGAGCTGCTGCGTGCGGCGGTCGACCGGTCCTTCAACGCGCTGTCGATCGACGGGTGCACCTCGACCAACGACACCGTGATCCTCCTCGCCGGCGGGGCCGCCGGCCCGGTCGACCCCGACGCCCTCGCCGCCGCCGTGGCCGAGGCCTGCACCTCGCTCGCCGCGCAGATGGCGGGGGACGCCGAAGGGGCGACGAAGGTGGTCACCATCGAGGTCGTCGGGGCCGCGTCCGACGAGGAGGCCAGTCGCGCCGCCCGCCGGGTGGCCGAGAGCCAGCTCTGCAAGTGCTCCTGGTACGGCGAGGACCCCTATTGGGGGCGCATCCTCAGCGAGGTCGGCTCGGCCGGCGTCGAGTTCGACCCCGACCGGGCGTCTGTGTCGTACGGCGGTGTCACCAGCTGCCGCCGGGGCGTCGCCGCTGCCCACGACGCCAACGCCCTCGCCGCCGTGATGGCCGAGCGGGAGATCACCATCGTCGTCGACCTCGGCCTCGGCGAGGGTCGGGGACGCATCCTCACCAACGACCTCACCCACGCCTACGTCGACGAGAACATGGGGACCTCCTAA
- the argC gene encoding N-acetyl-gamma-glutamyl-phosphate reductase, translating to MQRIGIIGASGYAGVELLRLCLAHPDLDVAWATGETQAGTRVATLYPHLAALAGDLVFEPYDEARAEGLDLVFLALPHGASQALVPDLRKRAGAVVDLAADFRLRDASLYPTWYGEAHRAPGHLADFAYGLPELFRDDVVGATAIAVPGCYPTAAALALTPLVRAGAIETTGVIVDAATGVSGGGRAPNPRFTFGAANEDFRAYGLLDHRHTPEIEQATGASVLFTPHLAPMSRGILATCYARPSGTTSTEELLATLADAYAGEPFVVVDEAPPSTKATTGSNCAHLSARHDARTGWVVVLCALDNLVKGASGQAVQCANLSLGLPEATGLPLSGFVS from the coding sequence GTGCAACGGATCGGGATCATCGGGGCCTCGGGCTATGCCGGGGTGGAGCTGCTCCGGCTCTGCCTGGCGCACCCCGACCTCGACGTCGCCTGGGCCACCGGGGAGACCCAGGCGGGCACCCGGGTGGCGACGCTGTACCCCCACCTGGCAGCGCTGGCGGGCGATCTGGTCTTCGAGCCGTACGACGAGGCAAGGGCCGAGGGGCTCGACCTGGTGTTCCTCGCCCTGCCCCACGGGGCCAGCCAGGCGCTGGTGCCCGACCTGCGCAAGCGGGCGGGCGCAGTCGTCGACCTCGCCGCCGACTTCCGCCTCCGGGACGCGTCCCTCTACCCGACGTGGTACGGCGAAGCCCACCGCGCGCCCGGTCACCTCGCCGATTTCGCCTACGGCCTCCCTGAGCTCTTTCGGGATGACGTGGTGGGCGCCACCGCCATCGCCGTCCCCGGCTGCTACCCGACGGCGGCCGCCCTCGCCCTGACGCCGTTGGTGCGGGCGGGTGCCATCGAGACCACCGGGGTGATCGTCGACGCCGCCACCGGTGTCTCTGGCGGCGGTCGGGCCCCGAACCCCCGCTTCACCTTCGGTGCCGCCAACGAGGACTTCCGCGCCTACGGCCTCCTCGACCACCGCCACACCCCCGAGATCGAACAGGCCACCGGCGCCTCGGTGCTCTTCACCCCCCACCTCGCCCCGATGAGCCGAGGCATCCTCGCCACCTGCTACGCCCGACCCAGCGGGACCACCTCCACCGAGGAGCTCCTCGCCACCTTGGCTGACGCCTATGCGGGCGAGCCCTTCGTCGTGGTCGACGAGGCTCCTCCCTCCACCAAGGCCACCACCGGCTCGAACTGCGCCCACCTCAGTGCCCGCCACGACGCCCGCACCGGCTGGGTGGTGGTCCTCTGTGCCCTCGACAACCTGGTCAAGGGGGCGTCGGGCCAGGCGGTGCAGTGCGCCAACCTGTCCCTCGGCCTGCCTGAGGCCACCGGTCTGCCCCTGAGCGGGTTCGTGTCGTGA
- a CDS encoding SRPBCC family protein, with product MAAPFTFDRRWRFDVGPDELWSVLARTEEYPRWFSWLDDFDAGGLHTGATAAFSVRPPLPYRLDIRLHLDKVEPGRLVATTVSGDLAGSARLELTACASPTGDAGTEARLVWSLRLQRPTLVALGRVARPAMVWGHDRIVGVGVRQFRRRALQ from the coding sequence CTGGCGGCGCCGTTCACCTTCGACCGGCGGTGGCGCTTCGACGTCGGTCCGGACGAGCTGTGGTCCGTCCTCGCCCGCACGGAGGAGTACCCACGGTGGTTCTCGTGGCTGGACGACTTCGATGCCGGGGGTCTGCACACCGGCGCCACCGCCGCCTTCTCGGTACGACCACCTCTGCCGTACCGGCTCGACATCCGCCTGCACCTCGACAAGGTCGAACCGGGGCGCCTGGTGGCGACGACCGTGAGCGGTGACCTCGCCGGCTCGGCCCGCCTGGAGCTGACCGCGTGCGCGTCGCCCACGGGCGACGCGGGCACCGAGGCCCGCCTCGTCTGGTCCTTGCGCCTCCAGCGGCCGACCCTGGTGGCCCTCGGCCGGGTGGCGCGCCCCGCCATGGTCTGGGGCCACGACCGGATCGTCGGTGTCGGTGTCCGCCAGTTCCGGAGACGGGCCCTGCAGTAG